One Pseudomonas entomophila genomic window carries:
- a CDS encoding RnfABCDGE type electron transport complex subunit D, which translates to MQAPDPRLRNAMGVVLLGCAPGILAMFWLLGWGVLINLVSCISAALLTEALLLTLRKQPMKSTLSDFSALVTAVLLAAALPSQAPWWLPFCATAVAIGLGKQAFGGVGRNLFNPAMVGYAFVLLSFPLQMHHWPGQAVGLIDSLQQAFAPGEQVDAWASPTVLDALKHNRSLTIDELFSQNPAFGHLGGRDSEWVNLAFLLGGLFLLQRKVCTWHAPAGLLGAIFLCSLLGWNGSGSDSHGSPLLHLLSGSTMLAAFFIATEPVSGCRRPLARLVFGMGCGLLIYLIRIWGNFPDGTAFAILLMNLAVPGLDRWAEHREQGQA; encoded by the coding sequence CTGGCTGCTGGGCTGGGGCGTGCTGATCAACCTGGTGTCATGCATCAGTGCCGCCCTGCTTACAGAGGCGCTGCTGCTGACGTTGCGCAAACAGCCCATGAAAAGCACCCTGAGTGATTTCAGTGCGCTGGTGACTGCCGTGTTGCTCGCTGCGGCATTGCCAAGCCAGGCGCCCTGGTGGCTGCCGTTTTGCGCCACGGCCGTTGCCATTGGCTTGGGCAAGCAGGCCTTTGGCGGCGTCGGTCGCAACCTGTTCAACCCCGCCATGGTTGGCTACGCGTTCGTCCTGTTGAGTTTTCCCCTGCAGATGCACCACTGGCCCGGCCAGGCAGTCGGCTTGATTGACAGCCTGCAACAGGCCTTCGCCCCGGGCGAACAGGTCGACGCCTGGGCCAGCCCGACCGTGCTCGATGCGTTGAAGCACAATCGTAGCCTGACGATCGACGAGTTGTTCAGCCAGAATCCAGCCTTCGGCCACCTGGGTGGACGCGATAGCGAATGGGTGAACCTGGCATTCCTGCTGGGCGGTCTGTTCCTGCTGCAACGCAAGGTGTGCACCTGGCACGCCCCCGCAGGCCTGCTCGGTGCCATCTTCCTGTGCAGCTTGCTGGGCTGGAATGGATCAGGCTCCGACTCCCACGGCTCACCACTGCTGCACCTGCTCTCGGGCTCGACCATGCTTGCCGCGTTCTTCATTGCCACCGAGCCGGTTTCCGGTTGCCGGCGCCCACTTGCCCGCCTGGTGTTCGGCATGGGCTGCGGCCTGTTGATCTACCTGATCCGCATCTGGGGCAATTTCCCCGACGGCACCGCGTTCGCCATCCTGCTGATGAACCTGGCAGTACCAGGCCTGGATCGTTGGGCAGAGCACCGGGAACAGGGGCAAGCATGA